One genomic segment of Chitinophaga sancti includes these proteins:
- a CDS encoding BT_3928 family protein, with translation MKFLLNLLRIIVGVLFIFSGLIKANDPLGLSYKMDEFFEVLHLGFMSHYSLVYSVAMNTFEIVCGVAILIGYRMRLFSWLILLLIAFFTFLTAYALFSGTVRECGCFGDCIKLSPAETFWKDVALLVMILVIFLYRNKIGPLFGTKVNGALMLLSLVFSLGVQWYTLAHLPVVDCLGYKVGNNIPEKMKLPPGSHPDVFETVLIYKKDGKEKEFTTEDFPWNDSTWVYVDRKDKLVKEGDGEPPIKDFILTDFDGGNQTEAILSEAMPVYLFLVKDVNEAGKGWDEKIHALQQQQAQGKCYIYGVTASTKDQVDGFVKAHGLQFQFLNMDGTAIKTAGRSNPCLILLEKGTIKGKWHYHDIP, from the coding sequence ATGAAATTTCTCCTTAACCTATTAAGAATCATTGTAGGGGTGTTGTTCATCTTCTCCGGTCTGATCAAAGCGAACGATCCGCTGGGCCTGAGTTATAAAATGGACGAGTTTTTTGAAGTATTGCACCTGGGCTTTATGTCGCACTACTCGCTGGTATACTCAGTGGCCATGAATACATTTGAAATTGTGTGTGGCGTGGCGATATTAATCGGGTATAGAATGCGGCTGTTTTCGTGGCTTATATTGCTGCTTATTGCGTTCTTTACGTTCCTCACGGCGTATGCGCTGTTTAGCGGTACAGTGCGCGAGTGTGGTTGTTTTGGGGATTGTATCAAGTTGTCTCCGGCAGAAACTTTCTGGAAAGATGTGGCTTTGCTGGTGATGATTCTTGTCATCTTCCTGTATAGAAATAAGATCGGACCATTGTTCGGTACAAAGGTCAATGGGGCGTTGATGCTGTTGTCACTGGTCTTTTCATTAGGTGTTCAGTGGTATACGCTGGCGCATTTGCCAGTGGTGGATTGCCTTGGATATAAGGTGGGTAATAATATTCCTGAGAAGATGAAATTGCCGCCGGGTTCACATCCGGATGTATTTGAGACGGTGCTGATCTATAAAAAGGATGGTAAGGAGAAGGAGTTTACGACAGAGGATTTCCCATGGAATGACAGTACCTGGGTATATGTAGACAGAAAGGACAAATTGGTAAAGGAAGGGGATGGTGAGCCACCGATCAAGGATTTTATACTCACAGATTTTGATGGGGGGAACCAGACGGAGGCGATTTTGTCTGAGGCCATGCCGGTGTATTTGTTCCTGGTGAAGGATGTGAATGAGGCAGGAAAAGGCTGGGATGAGAAAATACATGCGTTGCAACAGCAACAGGCGCAGGGTAAATGTTATATTTATGGAGTAACAGCTTCTACGAAGGATCAGGTGGATGGTTTTGTGAAGGCCCATGGGTTGCAGTTCCAGTTTTTGAATATGGATGGAACGGCGATCAAGACGGCAGGTAGGTCAAATCCTTGTTTGATCCTTTTGGAAAAAGGGACGATTAAGGGGAAGTGGCATTATCATGATATTCCGTAA
- a CDS encoding ABC transporter permease: protein MLRFLLRKITYGILVLLGVVALVFFLFNVLPGDPARLTLGQRADVASLENVRKELHLDKPVAVQFLLYLNDLSPISVHAREEAVNLHYISLLHLSGDRLLVLKTPYLRRSYQGKKDVWEMLTEALPGTLVLSIAAILFATVAGIGLGILSAVKKDTWMDTGAVFGSVVGISAPSFFMGIVLAYLFGFVLSDYTGLHMTGSLFDYDAFSGRTLTLKNLILPAITLGIRPLAIIVQLTRGAMLDVLHQDYIRTAYAKGLQKRTVIFRHALRNALNPVVTAITGWFAELLAGAFFVEYIFGWKGIGKMTVDALEKFDFPVLMGAVLFTAGIFVVINLLADVLYSVIDPRIKL, encoded by the coding sequence ATGCTGAGATTTCTCTTACGGAAAATAACTTACGGAATACTGGTGCTACTCGGAGTAGTGGCACTGGTATTTTTTTTATTTAATGTGTTGCCGGGCGATCCTGCGAGATTGACCCTTGGTCAGCGGGCAGATGTGGCGTCGTTGGAGAATGTGCGGAAGGAGTTGCATCTGGATAAGCCTGTAGCTGTACAGTTTCTCCTGTACCTGAATGACTTATCGCCCATTTCGGTGCATGCCCGGGAAGAGGCAGTTAATTTACATTATATAAGTCTCCTGCATTTAAGTGGGGATCGACTGCTGGTATTGAAAACACCTTATTTAAGAAGATCCTACCAGGGAAAGAAGGATGTGTGGGAAATGCTTACAGAAGCGCTGCCAGGTACATTGGTCTTGTCCATAGCGGCCATCCTGTTTGCAACAGTAGCGGGGATTGGGTTAGGCATTTTATCAGCCGTAAAAAAGGATACCTGGATGGATACGGGGGCGGTGTTTGGCAGTGTGGTCGGGATCTCGGCGCCGTCGTTTTTTATGGGGATAGTGCTGGCATATCTGTTTGGCTTTGTACTAAGTGATTATACAGGGTTGCATATGACGGGGAGTTTGTTTGATTATGACGCCTTTTCCGGCAGAACGCTGACATTAAAGAATCTGATCTTACCTGCTATAACATTGGGTATCCGGCCATTGGCGATCATCGTGCAGTTGACCAGGGGGGCGATGCTGGATGTATTGCACCAGGATTATATCCGTACGGCCTATGCCAAAGGTCTGCAGAAAAGGACGGTGATTTTCAGGCATGCTTTGCGAAATGCCCTGAACCCGGTGGTGACGGCAATTACTGGGTGGTTTGCAGAGTTATTGGCCGGGGCGTTTTTTGTGGAGTATATATTTGGATGGAAGGGGATCGGGAAAATGACGGTGGATGCGTTGGAGAAGTTTGATTTTCCTGTGCTGATGGGGGCAGTGTTGTTTACGGCGGGGATATTTGTGGTAATAAATTTATTGGCAGATGTGTTGTATAGTGTGATAGATCCTAGAATTAAATTATAA
- a CDS encoding RNA polymerase sigma factor: protein MSLAIFESQVVPVRQKLYRFAYHLLGNEEDARDITQDAMVKVWQQKDRMAELQNMEAWCMRIVRNLALDKLKSKKHRRSEELDKAVEIAVTHQDNPHEAAAKQDVMNSVHRIMRALPEKYRTIMQLRDIEGHTYQEIADILELDLSDVKVNLHRARKSVREQLQKLQVYGV from the coding sequence ATGTCTCTTGCAATATTTGAATCACAAGTCGTCCCGGTCAGGCAAAAGCTCTATCGCTTTGCTTACCACCTGCTGGGAAACGAAGAAGACGCAAGGGACATTACCCAGGATGCGATGGTGAAGGTCTGGCAACAGAAAGACCGTATGGCCGAGTTGCAGAACATGGAAGCATGGTGCATGCGAATAGTCAGAAACCTGGCTTTGGATAAATTAAAATCCAAAAAGCACCGTAGATCAGAAGAGCTGGACAAGGCTGTTGAAATAGCTGTTACACATCAGGACAATCCGCATGAAGCAGCTGCGAAGCAGGATGTCATGAACAGCGTTCACCGGATCATGCGTGCGTTGCCGGAAAAATACCGTACTATTATGCAACTGCGTGATATAGAGGGTCATACTTATCAGGAAATCGCTGATATTCTGGAACTTGACCTGAGCGACGTGAAAGTGAATTTACATCGTGCCCGTAAATCAGTACGTGAACAATTACAAAAACTGCAAGTGTATGGAGTATAA
- a CDS encoding DUF4252 domain-containing protein, whose product MKRLCLLLLLITAGTGLFAQQVSVIDRFFQKYENDQSFTLVSVTPKMFSMFSKFDINSAEGKSFMTIVKKLKGLRILVKENAKEGSKLYQEAASMLTKEYEELMTVRSDGELVKFMVKENTKGNIAELVMLVGGKDEFVAMSLLGDIDLNEISQIANDVNIDGMDKLKALNKK is encoded by the coding sequence ATGAAACGGTTATGTTTATTGCTGTTGCTAATAACAGCAGGTACGGGTCTTTTTGCCCAACAAGTAAGTGTGATCGACCGCTTTTTTCAAAAGTATGAAAACGACCAGAGCTTTACCCTGGTCAGCGTCACACCTAAAATGTTCTCCATGTTCAGCAAATTTGATATCAATTCTGCTGAAGGAAAAAGCTTCATGACGATCGTCAAAAAGCTCAAAGGACTGAGAATCCTTGTAAAAGAAAACGCCAAAGAAGGAAGTAAACTTTACCAGGAAGCGGCTTCCATGCTCACGAAAGAGTATGAAGAATTAATGACTGTACGTAGTGACGGAGAGCTTGTAAAATTCATGGTAAAAGAAAACACTAAGGGGAATATTGCGGAATTAGTCATGCTAGTGGGTGGCAAGGATGAATTCGTTGCAATGAGTCTCTTAGGTGATATCGACCTGAACGAAATCAGCCAGATTGCCAATGATGTGAATATTGATGGTATGGATAAGCTGAAAGCGTTGAATAAAAAGTAA
- a CDS encoding DUF4252 domain-containing protein, with amino-acid sequence MKHCLVLSIVCCLLLGTSTTHAQDRLLTQFYNAHRGVALTLKMGIGRLPLRIVRGFIPNEEGEDGVNAKKLFSKIRKMKVYIMQGYDGPIPGSDLTNLKQKLIDKENFDLLMEVRDHGNIVHVLNKGTEENLGNVVLLIQDEKDMIMVHLHTSLRFEDINGLIKEFNKKPKAMASL; translated from the coding sequence ATGAAACATTGCCTTGTATTATCAATCGTATGCTGCTTATTGCTGGGTACAAGTACTACACACGCACAGGATCGCCTGCTCACACAATTTTACAATGCCCATAGAGGCGTAGCCCTGACTTTAAAAATGGGTATTGGCAGATTGCCACTTCGCATAGTACGAGGCTTTATTCCAAATGAGGAGGGTGAAGACGGCGTAAATGCAAAGAAACTTTTCTCAAAGATCCGCAAGATGAAGGTCTATATCATGCAGGGATATGACGGGCCTATTCCGGGCAGTGACCTGACCAACCTGAAACAAAAGCTGATCGACAAAGAAAACTTTGATTTACTGATGGAAGTAAGGGATCATGGAAATATTGTGCATGTACTGAATAAAGGGACGGAGGAAAACCTGGGGAATGTGGTGTTGTTAATTCAGGATGAGAAAGATATGATCATGGTGCATTTACATACCAGCTTGCGTTTTGAGGATATCAATGGGTTGATTAAGGAGTTTAATAAGAAGCCAAAGGCAATGGCTAGTTTATAG
- a CDS encoding DUF721 domain-containing protein → MRYGITTMGDALRDFMDKSRMKPRLTEVRIRENWEQIMGKTISRYTESIQLIDGKLLISTSVAPLKQELSYSKDKIIKLVNEMLGEQVVREVVIR, encoded by the coding sequence ATGCGCTACGGTATTACGACAATGGGAGATGCCCTCAGAGATTTTATGGACAAAAGCCGGATGAAACCACGGCTTACAGAAGTACGGATCAGGGAGAACTGGGAACAAATTATGGGTAAGACGATCTCCAGGTATACCGAAAGTATTCAGCTGATAGATGGGAAGTTGTTGATCTCTACCAGTGTAGCGCCATTGAAGCAGGAACTCTCCTATTCAAAAGATAAGATTATTAAGTTGGTGAATGAGATGCTGGGTGAGCAGGTCGTGAGGGAGGTGGTGATCCGGTAA
- the recF gene encoding DNA replication/repair protein RecF (All proteins in this family for which functions are known are DNA-binding proteins that assist the filamentation of RecA onto DNA for the initiation of recombination or recombinational repair.): protein MLSLKKITLVQFKNYTRADHRFTQRIVGITGRNGSGKTNLLDAIYYLCFTKSYFTSSEAQNTQYNTNGFRIDALLDKEGHEEHIICTVKDGKKDIVLNDESYERFSMHIGKFPAVMIAPDDAEIILGGSEERRKWLDALLCQLHPGYLDHLISYQKIIQQRNSLLKAPPAAGQDLLLDVFDDQLIQHGTPIYEWRRNFLPAFIQQVQSLYDYIAGQHEVVNIQYLCGLHEQSFAQLLHANRYKDTMMQRTTGGIHRDDLLFLLDDHAMKTSASQGQRKSFLFALKLAQYEVIRKHKGFAPLLLLDDVFEKLDQERVSRLIQLVSGTEYGQVFITDTHATRLLDAFNEKEAGFQLVEME, encoded by the coding sequence TTGCTGTCGCTCAAAAAGATAACATTAGTACAATTTAAGAACTATACCCGGGCCGATCACCGGTTTACCCAAAGGATCGTGGGCATTACCGGACGCAACGGTTCCGGCAAGACGAACCTCCTGGACGCCATTTACTACCTCTGCTTCACCAAAAGCTACTTTACCAGCAGCGAAGCCCAGAACACCCAATACAACACCAATGGCTTCCGTATCGACGCCCTGCTAGACAAGGAAGGCCATGAAGAACATATCATATGCACCGTCAAAGACGGCAAAAAGGACATTGTACTCAATGACGAATCGTATGAACGCTTTTCCATGCATATCGGGAAATTTCCCGCTGTCATGATCGCCCCCGACGATGCCGAAATCATCCTGGGAGGTAGCGAAGAACGCCGGAAGTGGCTGGATGCCCTGCTCTGTCAGTTACACCCCGGCTACCTCGATCACCTCATTTCCTATCAAAAGATAATACAGCAGCGCAACAGTCTGCTCAAAGCCCCCCCTGCCGCCGGACAGGACCTCCTGCTCGATGTTTTTGACGATCAGCTGATCCAACATGGTACACCTATATATGAATGGCGTAGAAATTTTTTGCCGGCATTCATACAACAGGTACAATCATTATATGATTATATCGCCGGCCAGCATGAAGTGGTGAACATTCAATATCTCTGCGGCCTTCATGAGCAGTCTTTTGCACAACTGCTGCATGCGAATCGCTATAAGGATACAATGATGCAGCGTACTACAGGGGGTATTCACAGAGATGATCTGCTGTTTCTGCTGGATGACCATGCTATGAAAACAAGCGCATCGCAGGGACAGCGTAAAAGTTTTTTATTTGCACTGAAACTGGCGCAGTATGAAGTGATTAGAAAACATAAAGGCTTTGCACCATTACTGTTGCTCGATGATGTGTTTGAAAAACTGGACCAGGAGCGTGTTTCACGGCTTATACAACTGGTAAGCGGTACTGAGTATGGACAGGTTTTTATCACTGATACACATGCTACAAGATTACTCGATGCATTTAATGAAAAAGAAGCAGGTTTTCAATTGGTAGAGATGGAGTAA
- the pdhA gene encoding pyruvate dehydrogenase (acetyl-transferring) E1 component subunit alpha — translation MATKTDVKTKFTKETYLYWYELMLLLRRFEEKAGQLYGMQKIRGFCHLYIGQEAIAAGCMTATKPEDKFITAYRDHALAIAKGMSPDACMAELYGKATGCSKGKGGSMHFFSLEHNFFGGHGIVGAQIGTGAGLAFAEKYKGTDNVAVVFFGDGAARQGMLHETFNMAMLWKLPVIFICENNMYAMGTSVERTSNVLDIYKLANAYDMPSDTIDGMSCEAVHEGMERAVKRARTGEGPSLLEIKTYRYRGHSMSDPAKYRTKEEVEEYKERDPLTVVLKTIQKNKWATDAEIEAITEKVKQQVEHCVEFAENSPWPSDDELLKDVYTQQDYPFIVD, via the coding sequence GTGGCTACAAAAACAGACGTAAAGACGAAGTTCACCAAAGAGACGTATTTGTACTGGTATGAATTGATGCTCTTGCTGCGCCGCTTTGAGGAAAAAGCCGGCCAATTATATGGAATGCAGAAGATTCGTGGTTTTTGCCACCTGTACATTGGACAGGAAGCTATTGCTGCGGGTTGTATGACTGCAACTAAACCGGAGGATAAATTCATCACTGCTTACCGTGACCACGCTCTGGCGATTGCCAAAGGTATGTCTCCGGATGCTTGTATGGCTGAACTGTATGGTAAGGCTACGGGCTGTTCTAAGGGTAAGGGTGGAAGTATGCACTTTTTCTCTTTAGAGCATAACTTTTTCGGCGGACATGGTATCGTGGGCGCTCAGATTGGTACCGGTGCGGGCCTGGCATTTGCTGAGAAATACAAAGGTACTGACAATGTAGCAGTTGTCTTCTTCGGAGATGGTGCTGCCCGTCAGGGTATGCTGCATGAGACATTCAATATGGCCATGCTGTGGAAACTGCCAGTAATTTTCATTTGCGAAAATAATATGTACGCGATGGGTACTTCAGTAGAACGTACTTCCAACGTACTGGACATCTATAAGTTAGCTAACGCTTACGACATGCCGAGCGATACCATCGACGGTATGAGCTGCGAAGCGGTACATGAAGGTATGGAAAGAGCTGTAAAGCGTGCGCGCACCGGCGAAGGTCCATCTTTACTGGAAATCAAGACTTACCGCTACCGTGGTCACTCCATGAGTGATCCTGCTAAGTATCGTACCAAAGAAGAAGTAGAAGAATACAAAGAAAGAGATCCACTGACTGTAGTACTGAAGACCATTCAGAAAAACAAATGGGCGACAGATGCAGAAATCGAAGCAATCACCGAGAAGGTTAAACAACAGGTTGAACATTGCGTAGAATTTGCAGAAAATTCTCCATGGCCTTCTGACGATGAACTGCTGAAAGATGTATACACACAACAGGATTATCCTTTCATTGTTGACTAA
- a CDS encoding tetratricopeptide repeat protein yields MTETKNKAAETAPVTKDFDLQGSVHKAEDFYYKNKNVINIAVIVILVVIGGTFAYNRFIKAPNEKKAADMVFHAQKAFEKDSFNLALNGDGNNDGFLQVIKKYGSTKTGQLSKYYAGICYVRTGKFQEGIDMLKDFNAGDQLVQAMAYGVTGDAYMELKNTEEGIKYYKKAGQYSDNDFTGPTYLFRAGVALELAGKNDEAISIYKEIREKYPQSNEGREMDKYLARLGVVRE; encoded by the coding sequence ATGACCGAAACAAAAAATAAGGCCGCTGAAACTGCTCCTGTAACCAAGGACTTCGACTTGCAAGGCTCTGTACACAAGGCTGAAGATTTCTATTACAAGAACAAGAACGTCATCAACATCGCCGTAATCGTTATCCTGGTGGTGATAGGCGGTACTTTTGCCTACAACAGGTTCATTAAAGCACCGAACGAGAAGAAAGCAGCGGACATGGTATTCCACGCACAGAAAGCTTTTGAAAAGGATTCATTTAACCTGGCCCTGAACGGAGACGGTAACAACGACGGCTTCTTACAGGTCATTAAAAAATATGGCAGTACCAAAACTGGTCAACTGTCAAAATACTATGCTGGCATTTGCTATGTAAGAACAGGCAAATTCCAGGAAGGTATCGATATGCTGAAAGATTTCAATGCAGGTGATCAACTGGTACAGGCTATGGCTTATGGCGTAACCGGTGATGCTTACATGGAACTGAAGAATACTGAAGAAGGTATCAAATACTACAAAAAAGCTGGTCAGTACAGCGACAACGATTTTACCGGTCCAACTTACCTGTTTCGTGCAGGTGTAGCCCTGGAACTGGCTGGTAAAAACGATGAAGCGATCTCCATCTACAAAGAGATCCGCGAAAAATATCCTCAGTCAAACGAAGGTCGCGAGATGGATAAATATCTGGCGAGACTGGGTGTAGTTAGAGAATAA
- the ribH gene encoding 6,7-dimethyl-8-ribityllumazine synthase, with product MSIHNQSLLDDTGILGIEDASVVIVYTEWNDTVINELVAGCDKTLAGYNVSKIAKVKVPGAFELPFAAKQYWEHTQRTGAQPGAIIAFGCVIRGETPHFDYVCKGVTEGLMQLNLELPVPVIFGILTVDNMEQATDRLGGKHGHKGEEAALTALKMISMMRKLQQGK from the coding sequence ATGTCAATACATAATCAAAGTTTATTGGACGATACTGGCATTCTCGGAATAGAGGATGCCAGTGTTGTTATAGTGTATACCGAATGGAATGATACTGTCATCAATGAGTTGGTGGCTGGCTGTGATAAGACACTTGCCGGATATAATGTATCTAAAATTGCTAAAGTAAAAGTACCGGGGGCATTTGAACTGCCTTTCGCTGCGAAACAATATTGGGAGCATACCCAGCGCACAGGTGCTCAGCCTGGCGCTATTATTGCATTTGGTTGTGTGATCCGTGGAGAAACGCCACATTTCGATTACGTTTGTAAAGGGGTGACGGAAGGATTGATGCAGCTGAACCTGGAATTGCCTGTACCTGTTATCTTCGGGATTTTGACGGTGGATAACATGGAGCAGGCGACGGACAGATTGGGTGGTAAACACGGACATAAAGGTGAAGAGGCTGCGCTGACTGCATTGAAGATGATCAGTATGATGCGGAAGTTGCAGCAGGGTAAGTAA
- a CDS encoding (Fe-S)-binding protein, producing MLHIKTNSMNVQLFIPCFVDQLFPETAFNMVKVLEKLGCNVSYNANQTCCGQPAFNAGYWDEARAVATKFVKDFHTFDYIVAPSGSCTGFVRNYYGKLFDNSAAHNDVKLLRKQLYEFTEFLTEVLHVTDLGATLNGLATYHDSCAALRECHIKQGPRNLLSKVKGLELTEMNDCETCCGFGGTFAVKYEPISIGMGEQKVHNAIATGAEYLISTDLSCLMHLDGYIKKHNLNIKTMHIADVLASGW from the coding sequence ATGCTACACATAAAGACTAACTCGATGAACGTTCAGCTTTTTATCCCCTGCTTTGTAGATCAGTTATTTCCCGAAACAGCCTTCAATATGGTCAAAGTATTGGAGAAACTGGGTTGTAACGTCAGTTACAATGCAAACCAAACCTGCTGTGGGCAACCTGCTTTTAATGCAGGGTATTGGGATGAGGCGAGAGCTGTGGCGACCAAGTTTGTAAAGGATTTTCACACTTTTGACTACATCGTGGCACCCAGTGGCTCCTGCACTGGGTTTGTACGCAATTACTATGGGAAGCTGTTCGACAATTCTGCCGCTCACAATGATGTAAAACTGTTGCGCAAGCAGCTGTATGAATTTACAGAATTTCTGACGGAGGTACTGCATGTAACTGATTTAGGCGCTACGCTGAATGGGCTGGCTACCTATCATGATTCCTGTGCAGCGCTGAGGGAATGTCATATCAAACAGGGGCCAAGAAATCTCCTGAGTAAGGTGAAGGGACTGGAACTGACGGAGATGAATGATTGTGAGACCTGTTGTGGTTTTGGAGGTACTTTTGCCGTAAAATACGAACCTATTTCGATTGGAATGGGTGAGCAGAAGGTACACAATGCAATAGCTACAGGGGCGGAATACCTGATATCTACGGATCTTTCCTGCCTGATGCACCTGGATGGGTATATCAAAAAACATAACCTGAATATTAAGACCATGCATATTGCCGATGTATTGGCGAGTGGCTGGTAA
- a CDS encoding EVE domain-containing protein has translation MNYWLVKSEPFKYSWEQFVKDGKTFWDGVRNYQARNNMKAMKKGDQVLFYHSNEGLAVVGIAKVAKESYQDPTTPDPNWVVVELQPVKPFKEHVTLAQMKAEKRLENFQLIRQGRLSVCAVTEDEYNTILEMGGMKK, from the coding sequence ATGAATTATTGGTTAGTTAAATCGGAGCCGTTTAAGTATTCCTGGGAGCAGTTTGTAAAAGATGGAAAAACATTTTGGGATGGGGTGAGAAACTACCAGGCCAGGAATAATATGAAGGCAATGAAGAAGGGTGACCAGGTATTGTTTTACCATAGTAATGAAGGACTGGCAGTAGTAGGGATTGCAAAAGTGGCGAAAGAGTCTTACCAGGATCCGACCACACCTGATCCGAATTGGGTGGTGGTAGAGCTTCAACCGGTAAAGCCGTTTAAAGAACATGTGACACTGGCGCAGATGAAGGCGGAGAAGCGATTGGAGAATTTTCAGCTGATCAGGCAGGGAAGGCTTTCAGTATGTGCCGTGACGGAAGATGAATACAATACAATCCTCGAAATGGGAGGGATGAAGAAATAG